A single window of Parabacteroides sp. FAFU027 DNA harbors:
- a CDS encoding MotA/TolQ/ExbB proton channel family protein: MVILADLTVTQPTAGGISLLELLVKGGVIIIPIILLSFLTIYIFVQKLLFISKNSKVERDFTNRILRELEKGKIDEALHVCRNNNSMGKIFESGVQFVGKPVREIEAIMETSANVEISKMEKHTAYLGIIAGVAPMLGFIGTIAGVITIFYNISMSDNISIGVISDGLYKKMVSSGTGLLVGVVAYACYHYLQMQIDKFMHKLQEEELHFIKSIQQ; this comes from the coding sequence ATGGTTATTCTTGCAGATTTAACGGTAACACAACCGACAGCCGGAGGCATTTCATTATTAGAATTATTAGTGAAAGGCGGGGTGATTATTATCCCAATTATTTTGTTGTCATTTCTCACCATATACATATTCGTTCAAAAGCTTCTTTTCATTTCCAAAAACTCAAAAGTAGAACGTGATTTTACCAACCGAATCCTTCGCGAATTGGAAAAAGGGAAGATAGATGAGGCGTTGCATGTTTGTCGCAACAACAATTCGATGGGTAAAATATTTGAAAGTGGCGTTCAGTTTGTAGGAAAGCCGGTTCGTGAGATTGAAGCTATCATGGAAACCTCAGCTAACGTCGAGATTTCTAAGATGGAAAAACATACTGCATATCTCGGAATCATTGCCGGGGTGGCTCCTATGCTTGGATTCATTGGTACAATTGCCGGGGTAATCACCATTTTCTATAATATCTCGATGAGTGATAATATTAGTATTGGTGTGATTTCTGACGGTTTGTATAAAAAGATGGTATCCAGTGGAACCGGTTTGCTAGTTGGGGTTGTAGCCTATGCCTGCTATCACTACCTGCAAATGCAGATTGACAAATTCATGCACAAACTGCAGGAAGAGGAACTACATTTCATTAAATCCATTCAGCAATGA
- a CDS encoding ExbD/TolR family protein: MKLRRNKHFQPEVSTSSLNDIMFFLLLFFLIISTLSNPNVIKILLPKAKSAQKMNKQQVTLTVSEEKKYYIDQKEVPFDQLESALQTKLAGIESPTVVLRCSPKLNIQDLVDVMQIGTSLKVKMVLATQKT, from the coding sequence ATGAAACTCAGACGCAATAAACATTTCCAGCCGGAGGTAAGTACATCGTCACTCAATGACATTATGTTCTTCCTTTTGCTGTTCTTCCTGATTATTTCCACGTTGAGCAATCCTAACGTCATCAAGATATTGCTTCCTAAAGCAAAATCTGCTCAAAAGATGAACAAACAACAGGTGACACTCACCGTTTCGGAAGAAAAAAAATATTATATCGACCAGAAGGAAGTACCTTTCGACCAACTGGAGAGCGCTCTACAAACCAAACTCGCAGGCATTGAATCTCCTACCGTTGTACTTCGCTGTTCTCCCAAACTCAATATCCAGGATTTGGTGGACGTAATGCAAATCGGAACCTCTCTCAAGGTGAAAATGGTGCTGGCAACTCAAAAGACATAA
- a CDS encoding PQQ-binding-like beta-propeller repeat protein — protein sequence MQRLYTILSVWIICLSAFTQSFISTETLCGKKYIDGSYFSAREISFALKIKRLTVLADSNLLIVETTSSNSSIAGNPTGQLVVYDLTRNNILWKKKTNPTEDRIFTTDNSVIVSSPGIAIAYNLFSGNQVWKSNKYIYDVFPAQHIALARISDKIGAIGLDDGKKKWTRKVSDRNGINDLFLYNDSTLMLASDGLHSIDTHTGGGWDIDMKTSKKDYTASILLTTINVLLSAATGDGYTTVPPTQYTDIVSNVCYDKNVFYLAGKEKLVAVDEMGNNLWQMNLPKRQTTKSTLFVNDKQLFLLNRGYAFEEGNRTDLGLAFLAGYDKESGKQVYFSTMEKSEMVIDHVFHNDEITLLDSRKIFSYDMKSGKRLSEHTFSLNKNEVALRFVPPTLCKQLADSIWNNLIDTEISHYFVVTNQGRVIELDSTFNILNSFPETEFYTQYFDTKDYRLIAQNRTTLVIDNNGRSIAELPANNQAFVVGNFLFTFDENIVRIINIESLFRNR from the coding sequence ATGCAACGTTTATACACTATTTTATCTGTCTGGATAATTTGCCTATCAGCTTTTACGCAATCGTTTATCAGCACAGAAACTCTTTGTGGTAAGAAATACATTGATGGTTCTTATTTTAGTGCCAGAGAAATTTCATTTGCCCTCAAAATAAAACGGCTGACTGTATTAGCTGATTCCAATTTACTGATTGTAGAAACTACGTCCTCCAATTCATCTATTGCCGGTAACCCTACCGGACAATTGGTTGTATATGATCTTACCCGTAATAATATTCTCTGGAAAAAAAAGACCAATCCAACAGAGGACAGGATATTTACTACCGACAACTCTGTAATCGTATCGTCACCAGGTATTGCTATAGCCTATAATCTCTTTTCCGGAAATCAAGTATGGAAATCAAACAAGTATATCTACGATGTTTTTCCGGCACAACATATCGCTTTAGCCCGTATCTCTGATAAAATTGGAGCAATTGGTCTCGATGATGGGAAAAAGAAATGGACTAGAAAAGTATCGGACAGAAATGGTATCAACGACTTATTTCTTTACAATGACTCCACATTGATGCTGGCATCGGACGGATTACATTCCATAGATACACATACTGGAGGAGGATGGGATATAGATATGAAAACCAGTAAAAAAGATTATACTGCGTCAATATTACTCACAACTATCAATGTACTGCTTTCAGCAGCCACGGGAGACGGATATACGACTGTCCCCCCTACTCAATATACCGATATAGTTTCCAACGTTTGCTATGACAAGAATGTCTTTTATCTGGCCGGTAAAGAGAAATTAGTGGCGGTCGATGAAATGGGTAATAATCTTTGGCAAATGAATCTACCTAAAAGACAGACGACCAAATCAACCCTTTTTGTAAATGACAAGCAGTTATTTCTCCTTAACCGCGGATATGCATTTGAGGAAGGGAATCGAACGGATCTCGGACTGGCGTTTTTGGCTGGTTATGACAAAGAGTCGGGGAAACAGGTATATTTTAGCACGATGGAAAAAAGTGAAATGGTTATTGATCATGTTTTTCACAACGATGAGATTACCCTACTGGACTCCCGCAAAATATTTTCCTACGATATGAAATCCGGAAAAAGATTATCCGAACACACATTTTCCTTAAACAAGAATGAAGTTGCATTAAGATTTGTGCCTCCTACATTATGCAAACAACTTGCTGATTCAATATGGAATAACCTTATCGACACTGAAATCTCGCATTATTTCGTAGTCACCAACCAAGGTAGAGTGATTGAACTGGACAGTACTTTTAACATTCTAAATTCATTTCCGGAAACTGAATTCTACACTCAATATTTTGACACTAAAGACTACCGCCTTATCGCACAAAATCGCACTACTTTAGTGATAGATAATAATGGTCGGAGCATTGCAGAGCTCCCGGCTAATAACCAGGCTTTTGTGGTCGGAAATTTCCTATTTACATTTGATGAGAATATAGTCCGGATTATAAATATTGAATCACTCTTCAGAAATCGCTGA
- a CDS encoding GIY-YIG nuclease family protein, with protein MPYFVYILQSTVDQSYYKGFTEDIAKRLEQHNNGESRYTSRKMPWQLVYLEELPSKREALIREKQIKRYNSIYLRELISKYKQNSDG; from the coding sequence ATGCCATATTTTGTCTATATATTACAATCAACTGTAGATCAAAGCTATTATAAAGGATTTACAGAAGATATTGCTAAGCGACTGGAACAACACAATAATGGTGAAAGTCGCTATACTAGTCGAAAAATGCCTTGGCAATTGGTATATTTAGAGGAATTACCATCCAAACGCGAAGCTTTGATTCGTGAAAAACAGATAAAACGTTACAACTCCATTTATTTGCGCGAACTCATATCTAAGTATAAACAAAATTCAGATGGTTAG
- a CDS encoding agmatine deiminase family protein, giving the protein MTSPQIIFPAEWAPQSAVQLTWPHENTDWCDMLDEVIPCFVNIAREVTRRQKLIIVCHDINEVKLQLGEISLDNIIFRQMETNDTWARDHGAISVLMDGKPTILDFTFNGWGMKFAANHDNQITKKLYATNVFAPEVKYENRLRFVLEGGSLESDGKGVLLTTSECLLSENRNNMSREEMEQYLKENLGLHTIHWLDHGYLAGDDTDSHVDTLARLCSESVIAYVKCDDTTDEHYSALKKMEEELLQLRQTNGQPYELIALPMADAVYCEEERIPATYANFLIINGAVLLPTYDSPKDAIAISQLQKAFPDREIIGINCLSLIKQHGSLHCVTMQYPAGFVL; this is encoded by the coding sequence ATGACATCTCCCCAAATCATATTTCCAGCCGAATGGGCGCCGCAAAGCGCCGTTCAACTGACGTGGCCGCACGAGAACACAGACTGGTGCGATATGCTCGACGAAGTGATTCCCTGCTTTGTGAATATTGCCCGCGAAGTAACTCGTCGCCAGAAACTGATTATCGTTTGTCACGACATCAATGAGGTGAAACTGCAGTTGGGCGAAATCTCCCTGGACAATATCATCTTCCGTCAAATGGAGACCAACGATACCTGGGCGCGTGACCACGGAGCCATTTCCGTTTTGATGGATGGAAAGCCAACTATACTTGATTTTACTTTCAACGGTTGGGGAATGAAGTTTGCCGCTAATCACGACAACCAGATTACGAAGAAACTTTATGCAACGAATGTCTTTGCACCGGAAGTAAAATATGAAAACCGGTTGCGCTTCGTATTGGAAGGGGGAAGCCTGGAGTCGGATGGAAAAGGCGTGCTGCTGACCACTTCCGAATGTTTGTTGTCGGAAAACCGCAACAACATGTCCCGCGAGGAGATGGAGCAATACCTGAAAGAGAATCTCGGTCTGCATACCATCCACTGGCTCGACCACGGTTATCTGGCCGGAGACGATACCGACAGTCACGTGGATACCTTGGCTCGCTTGTGCAGTGAGTCGGTGATTGCTTATGTCAAATGCGACGACACCACCGATGAGCATTATTCTGCCCTCAAAAAGATGGAAGAGGAGCTGCTACAACTTCGTCAAACCAATGGACAGCCCTACGAGTTAATCGCCTTACCCATGGCTGATGCGGTCTATTGTGAAGAGGAACGCATTCCGGCCACGTATGCGAATTTCCTGATTATAAACGGAGCGGTACTGTTGCCTACCTACGATTCCCCGAAAGATGCAATCGCCATCAGTCAACTGCAAAAAGCATTTCCAGACCGAGAGATTATCGGAATCAATTGCCTGTCGCTCATCAAACAGCACGGTTCATTGCATTGCGTGACGATGCAATACCCGGCGGGATTTGTTTTGTAA
- a CDS encoding carbon-nitrogen hydrolase, translating to MKVGLIQQSNTADIRANIEKLKKNITTCAQQGCELVVLQELHNGLYFCQTENPDVFDQAETIPGPSTTEFGKLAAELGIVLVLSLFEKRAPGLYHNTAVVIEKDGSIAGKYRKMHIPDDPAYYEKFYFTPGDLGFNPIETSVGKLGVLVCWDQWYPEAARLMALAGAEMLIYPTAIGWESTDPEEEKQRQLNAWIISQRGHAVANGLPVISCNRIGHEADPSGVTNGIQFWGNSFVAGPQGEFIAQAGNSDEEILIVDIDKSRTEAVRRMWPFFRDRRIDEFGEITRRYRD from the coding sequence ATGAAAGTCGGACTTATCCAACAATCCAATACAGCCGATATCCGTGCGAATATTGAAAAGCTGAAGAAAAATATTACCACTTGCGCTCAGCAGGGCTGCGAACTGGTGGTGCTGCAGGAATTGCACAACGGACTGTACTTCTGTCAGACGGAGAATCCGGACGTATTTGACCAGGCGGAAACTATCCCCGGCCCATCTACGACCGAATTTGGCAAACTGGCTGCCGAACTGGGCATCGTACTAGTGCTTTCCCTGTTCGAAAAACGCGCTCCGGGTCTTTACCACAATACTGCTGTGGTTATCGAAAAAGACGGAAGCATTGCCGGAAAATACCGCAAGATGCACATCCCCGATGACCCTGCCTATTACGAGAAATTCTACTTTACGCCGGGTGATTTGGGATTCAACCCGATTGAAACTTCGGTGGGTAAACTGGGTGTACTGGTTTGTTGGGACCAATGGTATCCGGAAGCAGCCCGCCTGATGGCACTGGCAGGTGCAGAGATGCTGATTTATCCAACTGCCATTGGTTGGGAATCGACAGACCCGGAAGAGGAGAAACAACGCCAGCTCAATGCATGGATTATTTCGCAACGAGGACACGCTGTGGCAAACGGCCTTCCGGTCATCTCATGTAACCGCATCGGTCACGAAGCAGACCCTTCGGGAGTGACCAACGGTATTCAGTTTTGGGGAAATAGCTTCGTGGCAGGCCCGCAAGGCGAATTTATCGCGCAGGCAGGCAACAGCGATGAGGAGATTCTCATTGTAGATATTGACAAGTCGCGCACCGAAGCGGTTCGTCGCATGTGGCCTTTCTTCCGCGACCGCCGCATTGATGAATTTGGCGAAATCACCCGCAGATACCGGGATTAA
- a CDS encoding NAD(P)H-dependent oxidoreductase — protein MNLIEALKWRYATKRMNGQPVEAEKVETILESIRLTPTSLGLQPFKVVVVSDKTLREKIHEKACQQPQIVEGSHVLVFAVRTDVKQEEVDEYIHRVATERDIPVENLAGYKSMISNVQELPRERYLQWTARQAYIALGISITAAAFEKVDATPIEGFVPELLDEILGLGEMGLHSVVLLALGNRDEAKDHLAKAKKVRKSAKAMFIFR, from the coding sequence ATGAATTTGATAGAAGCCCTGAAGTGGCGCTATGCCACCAAGCGAATGAACGGACAGCCTGTTGAGGCTGAAAAAGTAGAGACCATCCTGGAGTCCATCCGCCTTACCCCGACCTCATTGGGGTTACAGCCCTTTAAAGTGGTCGTCGTGTCGGACAAGACATTAAGAGAAAAGATTCATGAAAAGGCCTGCCAGCAGCCACAGATTGTGGAAGGGTCGCATGTATTGGTTTTTGCCGTCCGCACGGATGTGAAACAGGAAGAGGTGGACGAATATATTCACCGTGTAGCTACCGAACGGGATATTCCGGTGGAAAATCTGGCCGGTTATAAGTCAATGATTTCCAATGTTCAGGAATTGCCCCGTGAGCGTTACCTGCAATGGACGGCGCGTCAGGCATACATCGCTCTGGGAATCAGCATCACTGCCGCAGCATTCGAAAAGGTGGATGCAACGCCAATAGAGGGGTTTGTACCTGAGTTGCTGGATGAGATTCTGGGATTAGGCGAAATGGGATTGCACAGCGTGGTTTTGCTGGCGTTGGGTAATCGCGATGAGGCAAAAGACCATCTGGCCAAAGCGAAAAAGGTGCGCAAATCGGCCAAAGCAATGTTTATCTTTCGATAG
- a CDS encoding SagB/ThcOx family dehydrogenase, with the protein MTKRTFSISSLLLAFVMTMAAQDIQLPKPKTTGGMPLMEALSKRQSNRDFSEKELDNQTLSNLLWAAWGYNRADKRTAPSSRNKQELELYVVMKNGSYLYDAQNNLLKQVSNQDNRKAAGMQPFVSIAPVNIIFVADKSKGSDLESSHTNSGFISQNIYLFCASEGLITVVRGMFDAKALAPALSLNENQVPILAQTVGYKK; encoded by the coding sequence ATGACAAAAAGAACATTTTCCATTTCGTCACTTCTGCTGGCTTTCGTGATGACGATGGCGGCGCAGGACATCCAATTACCGAAACCCAAAACGACCGGCGGGATGCCATTGATGGAGGCGTTGAGTAAGCGCCAGTCCAATCGTGATTTCAGCGAAAAGGAGCTGGACAACCAGACCTTGTCGAACCTCCTCTGGGCGGCGTGGGGCTATAACCGTGCGGATAAACGCACCGCGCCATCGTCGCGCAACAAGCAGGAGCTGGAGCTTTATGTGGTGATGAAGAACGGTTCGTATCTTTATGATGCCCAAAACAACCTCCTGAAGCAGGTCTCGAATCAGGACAACCGCAAGGCTGCCGGTATGCAACCGTTTGTGTCGATTGCGCCGGTGAACATCATCTTTGTGGCTGATAAATCGAAAGGTTCCGACCTGGAAAGCTCGCATACGAACAGCGGATTTATCTCGCAGAATATCTATCTCTTCTGTGCTTCAGAGGGATTGATTACGGTGGTGCGGGGCATGTTTGATGCGAAGGCGCTCGCGCCCGCCCTTTCCCTGAATGAGAATCAGGTGCCGATACTGGCTCAGACGGTGGGGTATAAGAAGTAG
- a CDS encoding DUF4105 domain-containing protein, with amino-acid sequence MKKFALTIITLLSFITAYAYPVLSDSTVISLLTYDKTPEVYGLYGHTALRVKDEPNHVDLIFNYGTFDFNSPNFIYRFTKGDAEYILAVQDYRDVCIESYITRRSVREQILNLTQREKQKVFEALMTNAEPQNRAYKYNFLFDNCSTRPREIVEKNINGKLAYRDSIPTQTFRQLIHGCIGKKQWMTFGIDLILGSDLDRKASYKEQMFLPAYLEDGFNRTIIIDSAGVQRNLVASDREILPGVPPVIETEPFLMSPNFITGLLMVVVFALSFLGFRKNKLYNWLDAILFLIYGLTGCIVFFMTFVSIHPATNPNFVLFTLHPLHLIFAVACLIPALKRQLGYYHIANAAILAVFLLLVQFLPQTFSLAFLFMTFALFFRSLFRTLLFIKR; translated from the coding sequence ATGAAAAAGTTTGCACTCACAATCATAACCTTATTGTCTTTCATCACGGCTTACGCATATCCCGTGCTGAGTGACAGCACCGTCATCAGCCTGCTCACCTACGACAAGACCCCGGAGGTGTACGGCCTTTACGGGCACACGGCACTTCGGGTAAAGGATGAACCGAACCACGTGGACCTGATTTTCAACTACGGTACTTTCGACTTCAACAGCCCGAACTTCATCTACCGCTTCACCAAAGGCGATGCCGAATATATCCTCGCCGTGCAGGACTACCGCGATGTCTGCATCGAAAGCTACATCACGCGCCGTTCCGTCCGCGAGCAAATCCTGAACCTGACCCAACGCGAGAAGCAAAAGGTTTTCGAAGCATTGATGACCAATGCCGAACCGCAAAACCGCGCCTACAAATACAACTTTCTGTTTGACAACTGCTCCACCCGTCCGCGTGAGATTGTGGAGAAAAACATCAACGGCAAACTTGCTTATCGCGATTCCATCCCGACCCAAACATTCCGCCAACTGATACATGGTTGCATCGGTAAAAAGCAGTGGATGACCTTCGGTATCGACCTGATACTGGGCAGTGACCTCGACCGCAAAGCCTCATACAAGGAGCAAATGTTCCTTCCCGCTTATCTGGAGGACGGATTCAACCGCACCATTATCATTGACTCTGCCGGGGTGCAACGTAACCTGGTCGCGTCTGACCGAGAAATCTTGCCGGGTGTACCTCCGGTGATAGAAACCGAACCGTTCCTGATGTCGCCAAACTTCATCACGGGACTTCTGATGGTGGTCGTCTTCGCCCTGAGCTTTCTGGGCTTCCGCAAAAACAAACTTTACAACTGGCTCGATGCGATATTGTTCCTGATTTACGGTCTGACGGGATGTATCGTCTTTTTCATGACCTTCGTTTCGATTCATCCGGCCACGAATCCCAACTTCGTACTCTTTACGCTGCATCCGTTGCATCTGATTTTTGCAGTTGCCTGTCTGATTCCGGCATTAAAGAGACAATTAGGCTACTATCATATTGCAAATGCTGCCATTTTGGCTGTTTTCCTGCTGTTGGTACAATTTTTGCCACAAACGTTCAGTCTGGCATTCCTCTTTATGACGTTTGCCTTGTTTTTCCGGTCACTATTCCGGACATTGCTTTTTATTAAACGCTAA
- a CDS encoding alkaline phosphatase family protein: MKKLITSIVVALTVNQIQAQLSPEQPKLVVGIVVDQLRGDYLTQFYTMFGEGGFKRLMREGAYYRDMKYDFPNPDEASATATLFTGANPWYHGIVGVNRYNRETKKPVLTLLDPAYMGNYTDETLSPKNLLVNTLTDELKSATEGFGSVYSFAPNSDEAIVSGGHAADGAFWIDNQRHNWATSTYYQNLPSSFDAYNSKDPLSDRVESMVWEPLNDVSTYKYFPYKHKDFSFKYNFRKAKDNLVQFKSSALVNEEVNRLVLNFFEKEVLGKRSYPDFLALTFHAGAFKNKGQNDNSLEIQDTYLRLDKQLEKLFNTIDAKVGLKNALIFLASTGYSEENEYTPERLNLPDGEFYPNRATALLNMYLMSQYGQGDWVTGYFNKEIFLNRKLIDDKQLDLTQVQTKAAEFLIQMSGVQDVITSFSLLLGRANDDILQIRNGIHRKISGDLILELQPGWKEAYEKQKDESSKVRKSAIQTPLFFFGNNIKGNRINRVIKATEVAPTVSYYLRIRAPSACSDGVLKELF, from the coding sequence ATGAAGAAACTAATCACCTCGATAGTCGTTGCACTGACGGTCAATCAGATTCAGGCACAGCTCTCTCCCGAGCAGCCGAAACTGGTGGTCGGCATTGTCGTGGACCAGCTCAGGGGGGATTATCTCACGCAATTCTATACCATGTTCGGTGAGGGCGGCTTCAAGCGACTGATGCGCGAAGGAGCATACTACCGCGACATGAAATACGACTTTCCCAATCCTGACGAGGCTTCGGCCACCGCTACGCTCTTTACCGGAGCCAATCCGTGGTATCATGGCATCGTGGGGGTAAACCGTTACAACCGCGAGACGAAAAAGCCTGTGCTCACGTTGCTCGACCCGGCTTACATGGGGAACTACACCGATGAGACGCTTTCACCCAAAAACTTACTGGTAAATACGCTCACCGACGAACTGAAGAGTGCCACCGAAGGATTCGGCTCGGTTTATTCTTTCGCTCCGAACTCGGATGAAGCCATTGTCAGTGGCGGCCACGCAGCCGACGGTGCTTTCTGGATTGACAACCAGCGCCACAATTGGGCAACATCAACCTATTATCAGAATCTCCCCTCCTCATTTGATGCCTACAACAGCAAAGACCCGCTGTCTGACCGTGTAGAATCCATGGTGTGGGAACCTCTCAATGACGTTTCGACCTACAAGTATTTTCCCTATAAGCACAAAGACTTTAGCTTCAAATACAACTTCCGCAAGGCAAAGGACAACCTGGTGCAATTCAAATCGAGTGCCCTGGTCAATGAAGAGGTGAACCGTCTGGTGTTGAATTTCTTTGAAAAAGAGGTCCTGGGCAAACGCTCCTACCCCGACTTCCTTGCACTTACTTTCCACGCGGGTGCTTTTAAAAACAAAGGGCAGAACGACAATTCGCTTGAAATACAGGACACTTACCTCCGGCTCGACAAGCAGTTGGAAAAGCTGTTCAATACCATCGATGCTAAAGTCGGCCTGAAAAACGCACTGATTTTCTTAGCTTCTACGGGCTATAGCGAAGAAAACGAATATACGCCCGAGCGATTGAATCTGCCTGATGGCGAATTCTACCCCAACCGTGCAACCGCTCTGCTCAATATGTACCTGATGTCACAATACGGCCAGGGCGATTGGGTAACGGGCTATTTTAATAAAGAGATTTTCCTCAACCGCAAACTGATTGACGACAAGCAACTTGACCTGACTCAGGTGCAAACCAAGGCTGCCGAGTTCCTCATCCAAATGAGCGGCGTGCAGGATGTGATTACCTCGTTCAGCCTGTTGCTCGGACGGGCAAATGACGATATTCTCCAAATCCGTAACGGAATCCACCGCAAGATCTCCGGCGACCTCATTCTGGAACTTCAACCGGGATGGAAAGAAGCTTACGAAAAGCAAAAAGACGAATCGTCCAAAGTGCGTAAGTCTGCTATTCAGACTCCGTTGTTTTTCTTTGGTAACAACATCAAAGGGAACCGCATAAATCGCGTTATCAAAGCGACCGAGGTAGCGCCTACCGTTTCCTATTATCTGCGTATCCGTGCCCCGAGCGCCTGCTCCGATGGCGTTCTGAAGGAGTTATTTTAA